One Corynebacterium appendicis CIP 107643 DNA window includes the following coding sequences:
- the glgB gene encoding 1,4-alpha-glucan branching protein GlgB — protein sequence MTSGYDDTPAQLEPAHHIPDEDRRRLLECKHHAPHDFYGWHATSKGSVIRARLLGATHVEVLIHNQGLPMTPIGDDIWVLPLEDELAPDYRFQVTYPDAAPVIIADPYHFLPTLSSFDLHLIGEGRHERLWEVLGANQHTYNTSMGEVQGTSFALWAPNAQGVAVIGEFCNWNPNQYPMRTLGSTGIWEIFIPGIKPGAEYKFTVQGADGRAVDKADPMAKQTKTPPETVSVVADIDEYAWTDHEWMAARPGNDATNTPMSVYEVHIGSWRVGYGYRELARELVPYLVDNGYTHVEFLPVAEHPFGGSWGYQVSGYYSPTARWGSPEDFKYLVDKLHGAGIGVIVDWVPAHFPKDEWALARFDGTPLYEHPDWRRGEQKDWGTYVFDFGRNEVRNFLVANALYWFEEYHLDGIRVDAVASMLYLDYSRNPGEWLPNQFGGRENLDAVQFLQEVNGTVHRTHPGVLTIAEESTAWPGVTAQTSADGLGFSLKWNMGWMNDTLEYFSLDPIHRSYHHHEITFSLVYAFSERYVLPFSHDEVVHGKGSLWERMPGDAWKKAAGVRNLFAYMFSHPGKQLMFMGCEFGQTTEWAEAGSVNWDDLEGWDSEYHHGIRTLVRDLNHLYRDTPALYSQDNTPMGFQWIKGDDSQHNILAYIRWGADGTPVLAVINLSGASQPDYRLGLPRAGEWELILNTDDARYSGAGNPLADAVSTSPQPWDSFEQSASFHMPAMSAQFYRFR from the coding sequence ATGACCTCCGGCTACGACGACACCCCCGCCCAGCTGGAACCGGCGCACCACATCCCCGACGAGGATCGGCGCCGACTCCTCGAATGCAAGCACCACGCACCGCACGACTTCTACGGGTGGCACGCGACATCGAAGGGTTCTGTGATCCGCGCCCGTCTGCTCGGCGCGACGCATGTGGAGGTGCTCATCCACAACCAGGGCCTGCCCATGACGCCGATCGGCGATGACATCTGGGTGCTGCCCCTCGAGGACGAACTCGCCCCCGACTACCGCTTCCAGGTCACCTACCCGGACGCCGCGCCCGTCATCATCGCGGACCCGTACCACTTCCTGCCCACCTTGAGTTCCTTCGACCTGCACCTCATCGGTGAAGGACGCCACGAGCGCCTGTGGGAGGTCCTCGGCGCGAACCAGCACACCTACAACACCTCCATGGGCGAAGTCCAGGGCACCTCGTTCGCGTTGTGGGCACCGAACGCGCAGGGCGTCGCGGTCATCGGCGAGTTCTGCAACTGGAACCCGAACCAGTACCCGATGCGCACCCTCGGCTCGACCGGCATCTGGGAGATCTTCATCCCGGGCATCAAGCCGGGCGCCGAATACAAGTTCACGGTGCAGGGGGCGGACGGACGGGCCGTCGATAAGGCGGACCCGATGGCGAAGCAAACAAAGACTCCGCCTGAGACCGTCTCCGTGGTCGCCGACATCGACGAGTACGCGTGGACCGACCACGAGTGGATGGCCGCCCGTCCGGGTAACGACGCGACCAACACCCCCATGAGCGTCTACGAAGTCCACATCGGCTCCTGGCGCGTCGGCTACGGCTACCGCGAACTCGCCCGCGAGCTCGTCCCCTACCTCGTCGACAACGGCTACACGCACGTCGAATTCCTGCCCGTCGCCGAGCACCCCTTCGGCGGCTCCTGGGGCTACCAAGTCTCCGGGTACTACTCCCCGACAGCAAGGTGGGGGTCGCCGGAGGACTTCAAGTATCTCGTCGATAAGCTGCACGGCGCTGGCATCGGCGTGATCGTCGACTGGGTTCCCGCGCACTTCCCCAAAGACGAATGGGCGCTCGCGCGTTTCGACGGCACCCCCCTCTACGAGCACCCCGACTGGCGCCGCGGCGAACAAAAGGACTGGGGCACCTACGTCTTCGACTTCGGCCGCAACGAGGTTCGCAACTTCCTCGTCGCCAACGCCCTCTACTGGTTCGAGGAATACCACCTCGACGGCATCCGCGTCGACGCCGTCGCCTCCATGCTCTACCTCGACTACTCCCGCAACCCCGGCGAATGGCTGCCGAACCAATTCGGCGGCCGCGAGAACCTCGACGCCGTCCAATTCCTCCAGGAAGTCAACGGCACCGTGCACCGCACCCACCCGGGCGTGCTCACCATCGCCGAAGAATCCACCGCCTGGCCGGGCGTGACCGCCCAGACCTCCGCCGACGGCCTAGGGTTCTCCCTGAAGTGGAACATGGGCTGGATGAATGACACCCTCGAGTACTTCTCCCTCGACCCCATCCACCGCTCCTACCACCACCACGAGATCACGTTCTCCCTCGTGTACGCCTTCTCCGAGCGCTACGTCCTGCCGTTCAGCCACGACGAAGTCGTCCACGGCAAGGGTTCGCTGTGGGAGCGCATGCCCGGCGATGCCTGGAAAAAGGCCGCTGGCGTGCGCAACCTGTTCGCGTACATGTTCTCCCACCCGGGCAAGCAGCTCATGTTCATGGGATGCGAGTTCGGCCAGACCACCGAGTGGGCCGAGGCAGGCTCCGTCAACTGGGACGACCTCGAGGGCTGGGACAGCGAATACCACCACGGCATCCGCACCCTCGTCCGCGACCTGAACCACCTGTACCGCGATACTCCTGCCCTGTACAGCCAGGACAACACGCCGATGGGCTTCCAGTGGATCAAGGGCGACGATTCGCAGCACAATATCCTCGCCTACATCCGCTGGGGCGCCGACGGCACTCCCGTCCTCGCCGTGATCAACCTGTCCGGCGCGTCCCAGCCCGACTACCGCCTCGGCCTTCCGCGGGCCGGCGAGTGGGAGCTCATTCTCAACACCGACGACGCGCGCTACAGCGGCGCAGGCAATCCGCTTGCCGACGCCGTCTCCACCTCCCCCCAGCCCTGGGACAGCTTCGAGCAGTCTGCTTCGTTCCACATGCCGGCAATGAGCGCGCAGTTCTACCGGTTCCGCTAG
- a CDS encoding HNH endonuclease signature motif containing protein, which translates to MSEAAIDVLADFDKEAALDAGIDPNRVNAWDGLHEVYFGPTTSQQKQRLAREKAQRKGFSLDQLALIERRIKKIKSNRTRTKLRLLLLDATGNYKALARLARRLVPGKGEPPRKQVTFSRSKRNRRTMTVTADERDMADLEHALMRGTDTSRPIAPQMLENFLRLMRGYNGKGAEADGSAPNGVPHAVPRPLLLIPLPDWVEIHQGKGNETILHLTDGTSITGAEFLNQYYATAENHLAAATFHPEVGAVNLYRGRRLANEKQRVLARATSPACPVPDCRHSADACEIHHITAWKHGGETNMANLAPLCRYHNRVNDDDPRRAKRGRIANVAGTPVWRSPRGRIVPKQHGAMHALFA; encoded by the coding sequence ATGTCGGAGGCGGCGATAGACGTCCTGGCCGACTTCGATAAAGAAGCAGCACTCGACGCGGGAATAGACCCGAACCGCGTCAACGCGTGGGACGGACTCCACGAGGTTTATTTCGGGCCGACGACCTCTCAGCAGAAGCAGCGTCTCGCGCGCGAGAAGGCGCAGCGGAAGGGTTTCTCGCTCGACCAGCTGGCGCTCATCGAGCGGCGGATCAAGAAGATCAAGTCGAATCGCACGCGCACCAAACTCCGCCTCTTGCTCCTTGACGCGACGGGCAACTACAAGGCGCTCGCCCGCCTCGCCAGGCGGCTCGTCCCAGGCAAGGGGGAGCCCCCGCGCAAGCAGGTCACGTTCAGCCGCTCCAAGCGCAACCGGCGCACCATGACCGTCACCGCCGACGAGCGCGACATGGCCGACCTCGAGCACGCGCTCATGCGCGGCACGGACACGTCCAGGCCCATCGCACCGCAAATGCTAGAGAATTTCCTGAGGCTCATGCGCGGCTACAACGGGAAGGGAGCTGAAGCAGACGGCAGCGCCCCAAACGGCGTACCGCACGCCGTCCCCCGACCACTGCTGCTCATCCCGCTCCCTGATTGGGTCGAAATCCACCAGGGCAAGGGCAACGAAACGATACTGCACTTAACGGACGGCACATCGATAACAGGTGCCGAATTCCTTAACCAGTACTACGCGACAGCAGAAAACCATCTAGCGGCGGCCACGTTCCACCCGGAGGTGGGGGCGGTGAACCTGTACCGCGGGCGTCGATTAGCGAATGAGAAGCAGCGCGTCCTCGCGCGCGCAACGAGCCCCGCGTGCCCCGTGCCCGACTGCCGCCACAGCGCCGACGCGTGCGAAATCCACCACATCACCGCCTGGAAGCACGGCGGCGAGACAAACATGGCCAACCTCGCGCCGCTGTGCCGCTACCACAACCGCGTCAACGACGACGACCCGCGGCGAGCCAAGCGCGGGCGCATCGCCAATGTCGCGGGCACGCCCGTGTGGCGTTCACCGCGGGGGCGCATCGTGCCCAAACAGCACGGCGCGATGCACGCGCTTTTCGCTTAA
- a CDS encoding maltotransferase domain-containing protein yields MIGRLGIDDVRPRTADGALPTKAVVGEVVPISALVWREGHDAIAATVVVTDPEGREYTVPMTAEQHRPDYCHALFAPDEPGLWTFRVEAWSDPVSTWRNAVTKKSAAGQSAAEMVNDLTHGAELLRRAASEAGAHAAGSDVLREAASALESDAPLRERLEPALSDQVAEVLSGRPVRDLVTQGPTCQILVERKKALFSSWYELFPRSTGGWDAEGHPVHGTFKTTMEALPRVAAMGFDTVYFPPIHPIGHINRKGPNNTLVAEDGDVGSPWAIGSTDGGHDAIHPELGTEKDLRKLLARAEELGLEVALDFALQAAPDHPWAKTHPEFFTVLADGTIAYAENPPKKYQDIYPINFDNDTDGIYEEIYRALMVWVELGITTFRVDNPHTKPVDFWHWIIAKVHETHPDVIFLAEAFTRPPRLLGLGKAGFSQSYTYFPWKTTKKEITGFAQDCVRFADISRPSFWVNTPDILHAFIQTGNRAAFAIRATLAATLSPLWGMYSGFELYEHEPVAPGSEEYLNSEKYELRPRDFEAARDRGDSLEPYITMLNTIRREHPAFQQLRNLHFHDADNDNILVFSKFDAATGDSVLVVVNLDPTYTQEATVTLNMDDLGLAPGAAFTVDDEVTGASYEWTMRNYVRLSPVENVAHIFRLPLIDEPARTRLAFRHIPDEDYRP; encoded by the coding sequence GTGATCGGCCGACTTGGAATCGACGATGTCCGCCCCCGCACCGCCGACGGTGCCCTGCCCACGAAGGCGGTTGTCGGCGAAGTCGTCCCGATCTCCGCCCTGGTGTGGCGCGAGGGCCACGACGCGATCGCCGCCACCGTGGTGGTCACCGACCCAGAGGGCCGCGAATACACCGTCCCCATGACCGCCGAGCAGCACCGCCCCGACTACTGCCACGCCCTGTTCGCCCCAGACGAGCCCGGCCTGTGGACCTTCCGCGTCGAGGCGTGGTCCGACCCGGTGTCCACGTGGCGCAACGCCGTGACCAAGAAGTCCGCCGCCGGCCAATCCGCCGCCGAGATGGTCAACGATCTCACCCACGGCGCCGAGCTGCTTCGCCGTGCCGCCTCCGAGGCGGGCGCGCACGCAGCCGGCAGCGATGTCCTGCGCGAAGCCGCCAGCGCCCTCGAGTCGGATGCCCCGCTGCGCGAACGCCTGGAGCCGGCGCTGTCGGACCAGGTGGCCGAGGTTCTCTCCGGTCGCCCTGTCCGCGACCTCGTCACGCAAGGCCCGACCTGCCAGATCCTCGTCGAACGCAAAAAGGCCCTGTTCAGCTCCTGGTACGAGCTCTTCCCGCGCTCCACCGGCGGCTGGGACGCCGAGGGGCACCCCGTCCACGGCACGTTCAAAACCACCATGGAGGCCCTGCCGCGCGTCGCCGCGATGGGCTTCGACACCGTTTACTTCCCGCCCATCCACCCGATCGGGCACATCAACCGCAAGGGGCCGAACAACACGCTCGTCGCCGAAGACGGCGATGTCGGCTCCCCGTGGGCCATCGGCTCGACAGACGGCGGCCACGATGCCATCCACCCCGAGCTGGGCACAGAAAAGGACCTGCGCAAACTCCTGGCCCGCGCGGAAGAGCTCGGCCTCGAGGTCGCCCTCGACTTCGCTCTCCAGGCCGCGCCGGACCACCCATGGGCGAAAACGCACCCGGAGTTCTTCACGGTGCTCGCCGACGGCACCATCGCGTACGCCGAGAACCCGCCGAAGAAATACCAGGACATCTACCCCATCAACTTCGACAACGACACCGACGGCATCTACGAGGAGATCTACCGCGCACTCATGGTGTGGGTGGAACTCGGCATCACGACCTTCCGCGTCGACAACCCGCACACGAAGCCGGTGGATTTCTGGCACTGGATCATCGCCAAGGTCCACGAGACGCACCCCGACGTGATCTTTCTCGCCGAGGCCTTCACCCGCCCGCCGCGCCTGCTCGGCCTGGGCAAGGCCGGGTTCTCGCAGTCCTACACCTATTTCCCGTGGAAGACCACGAAGAAGGAGATCACTGGCTTTGCCCAGGACTGCGTGCGGTTCGCGGACATCTCGCGGCCGTCGTTCTGGGTGAACACGCCGGACATCCTCCACGCGTTCATCCAGACGGGGAACCGAGCGGCCTTCGCCATCCGCGCCACACTCGCGGCCACGCTCAGCCCGCTGTGGGGCATGTACTCCGGCTTCGAGCTCTACGAGCACGAGCCCGTCGCCCCCGGCAGCGAGGAGTACCTCAACTCCGAGAAGTACGAGCTTCGCCCCCGCGATTTCGAGGCCGCGCGCGATCGCGGCGATTCGCTCGAGCCGTACATCACGATGCTCAACACCATCCGCCGCGAGCACCCCGCATTCCAGCAGCTGCGAAACCTGCACTTCCACGACGCGGACAACGACAACATCCTCGTTTTCTCGAAGTTCGACGCGGCCACCGGCGACAGCGTGCTCGTCGTGGTCAACCTCGACCCGACGTACACGCAGGAAGCCACCGTCACACTCAACATGGATGATCTCGGCCTCGCGCCCGGCGCGGCATTCACCGTCGACGACGAGGTCACCGGCGCCAGCTACGAATGGACGATGCGCAATTACGTGCGCTTGAGCCCCGTGGAAAACGTCGCGCACATCTTCCGCTTGCCGCTTATCGACGAACCCGCCCGCACCCGCCTCGCCTTCCGCCACATCCCCGACGAGGATTATCGCCCGTAG